The nucleotide window GCTGCCGTGCTCGACGCGGCGCTGTTGCATTCTGCCGATGCCATCAAGCTCAACAAGCTCGGCGAGGATATCAAGGAGAATTTCGACTACGGCACCGTCATGCGCCGCCGCGAAAAAGAGTATGTCGTCTATGGTCCGGGTTCCCTGCTCAAGGAAGTCTATGGGCTTGGCCGCAAGGGCATTTCGATGCAGCGCTATAAAGGGCTGGGCGAAATGAACGCCGAGCAGCTCTGGGAAACCACGCTCGATCCGGAAGCCCGCACTCTGTTGCAGGTGCGCGTGCAAGAGGCCGACGATGCGGACGATATTTTCGCCAAGCTTATGGGGGACGACGTGGAGCCCCGGCGAAACTTCATTCAGGACAACGCCCTCAACGTGGCGAACCTCGACATCTGATCAGAGAAAAGGCGCACCGGGTTGCGCCTTTTCTTTTTCGCGCGTGATCAATCTGCCTTCAGCTTCAATTTGATGAATGGCCACCTTCGGAGAATGGCAATGGATGGTGCAGATGCAATTATCGAAAAACTCGGCATGCAACCACACCCGGAAGGTGGATATTTCATCGAGACCTTTCGCGATGAGGAAGGGCCGGTAGGACGCGGCCATTCAACAGTCATCTACTATCTTCTGAAGGCGGGGGAGCGGTCCCACTGGCATCGGGTTGACGCCGTCGAGGTCTGGTTCTGGCAGGGTGGAGCACCACTTGAGCTCAGCCTTTCAAAAGATGGGACCGGATCCAAAACATTGTGTCTCGGCCCGGATATCATGGCGGGCCAGGAGCCTCAGGGAATCGTGCCGCGCCACGTCTGGCAGTCTGCCCGCTCCATGGGGGCGTGGACCCTTGTCAGCTGCATGGTGGCGCCAGGCTTTCTGTTTGAAGGCTTTGAAATGGCCGAACCAGGCTGGACGCCGAAGCCTTAATCCTGGATCTTCCGTGCGCCACCTTTTCCATCCTGACGAACATCGACTGCGAAAGGCCCCGACGTGGCTGAAGAGCAACAGGTCTTGCGGCAAACCCGCTCTGGCGTTGCCACAAGGATGACAAATCCCGTCACCTGAAGTAAAGTACCCATGTTCATCATGATCACCGGGTTACCTGCCGGAAAGGAGGGTATTTATGAGTGTCATAAGTGTCTTCCGGGTCAATTGCGGTTGAGCCATTTGCTCCCTCTCTTGCCTGGACCATAACGGCCCTGCCGAAAGGCTCGCGCCGCACGTATTTTTATTGCTAAAGGCAAGACAATGACGTCTTTCGAAGATTTTCTTGGCAAAGCACCCGAGCCAAAGCAGGGCTGGTCGCTTGCCGATCTGGGATTTACCGCCCATTTCATGAGCCAGCTCGACATGGATGAGCTGGAACAGCTGACCCCTTACCGGATTTCAGAAGTCCAGCGTTCTGTCGTCGTCGGGTTCGGGGCATCCGACAGCCGGCCCCTGCGCACCCCGCACAAGGTGCCGACCTCGGCCTATGGTGTCGGCGACTGGGTTCTGGCCGATCACACCGACCAGATCATCCGCCGCCTCGAACCGCGCACCGAACTCAAGCGCCGGGCAGCTGGCACCGGGGTTTCCGAACAGATCATGGCTGCCAATGTGGATGTCCTGTTCATCGTTACCTCGTGCAACGATGATTTCAAACTGGCCCGCATCGAGCGATTTCTGGCGCTGGCGCGGGATGCCGATGTCACGCCCGTCGTGCTCATCACCAAGATCGACCTGTGCGACGACCCCGCCGCCTTCATCGAACCGGCCAAGGGACTGATGGAGAATCTCGACGTGCTCGGGCTCAATACCAAAGCCCCGGACGTGGTCTCGCGGCTTGCCCCATGGTGCCACAAGGGCCAGACCATCGCCATGGTCGGCTCTTCGGGGGTTGGCAAGACCACACTGCTCAACGCCTTCACGGGGCGAACGGACGCAACGCAGGAAATCCGCGAAGACGACTCCAAGGGGCGACACACCACGACCTACCGGTCGCTGCACCCGACCGTCAACGGCGCCTGGCTGGTGGACACACCGGGTATCCGGGCTTTGCGGCTGCACGAGAAAAGCACGGGCATCGAGCAGGTGTTTGATGACATTGTCGATCTGTCAACCCGATGCAAGTTTCGCAACTGCCGCCATGAAAATGAGCCCGGCTGTGCCATTCAGGAAGCCATCACGGCAGGCGAGCTAAGCGCCGAGCGTCTTGAACGCTGGCGTAAACTGGAAGCGGAGGATATGCGCAACACCGAGACAGTGGCCCAAAGCCGTCGCAAATCCAAGGCTTTCGGCAAGATGGTCAAGAACGCAGCCAAGGACGCAGACCGCTTCAAGGGGCGGGATCGCGAGGATTTCTGATTATCGGAACGGAAGTGAATCGTTTCTGATTGTGTGAAAAGTGGAAAAGGGGCCGCAATCGTGGCTCCTTTTTCATGGATGCACCATATGGTCAGCGTGCGGCGCAACGCTGAAAGGCGGGCAGATGCTTCTGCTGGGACGCGTCGCTCAGCGCAGTAAACGCCGCCGTGATGTCGGCATAGTCCTTGACCGCTGGCAACAGCTTGTCGGTGTAAAGACCGGCATTGTCG belongs to uncultured Cohaesibacter sp. and includes:
- a CDS encoding cupin domain-containing protein — protein: MAMDGADAIIEKLGMQPHPEGGYFIETFRDEEGPVGRGHSTVIYYLLKAGERSHWHRVDAVEVWFWQGGAPLELSLSKDGTGSKTLCLGPDIMAGQEPQGIVPRHVWQSARSMGAWTLVSCMVAPGFLFEGFEMAEPGWTPKP
- the rsgA gene encoding ribosome small subunit-dependent GTPase A, with product MTSFEDFLGKAPEPKQGWSLADLGFTAHFMSQLDMDELEQLTPYRISEVQRSVVVGFGASDSRPLRTPHKVPTSAYGVGDWVLADHTDQIIRRLEPRTELKRRAAGTGVSEQIMAANVDVLFIVTSCNDDFKLARIERFLALARDADVTPVVLITKIDLCDDPAAFIEPAKGLMENLDVLGLNTKAPDVVSRLAPWCHKGQTIAMVGSSGVGKTTLLNAFTGRTDATQEIREDDSKGRHTTTYRSLHPTVNGAWLVDTPGIRALRLHEKSTGIEQVFDDIVDLSTRCKFRNCRHENEPGCAIQEAITAGELSAERLERWRKLEAEDMRNTETVAQSRRKSKAFGKMVKNAAKDADRFKGRDREDF